The Larus michahellis chromosome 2, bLarMic1.1, whole genome shotgun sequence genome window below encodes:
- the NBN gene encoding nibrin isoform X3 — MSQSLSVPILTVTDTSKYGTFVNGSKLDGASVSLQSGDRINFGVFESKFRVEYEPLVVCSSCLDVAQKTALNQAIQQLGGLVVNEWTKECTHLVMVSVKVTVKTICALICGRPIIKPEFFVELLKAIQSRQQLPNHENFYPPVDEPSIGTEKLDLTERHERKKIFCGKTFVFLTAKQHKKLGPAVILGGGEAKLMTEGRKETSLLISPEVCVVDVGLTNSQMSGSDPTRNWTDSILTVLQSKDLRAIPEAEIGLAVIFMSTEKYCNPQKQPRNKAVTKSTPASGAAGRAISQSLAVDETIMATAADDSTVYVADTEIEEQTCMEIENTPQMEGQRKMAVQDRIAVQKNPTTSGSVNAGTSGSRVNRTSGFSQKSHPISPSKISEAGKPSECASRHQSNSITNYFQVARKRERAEEGEETSVSKLAKVEERSSPVSKCTEKHALKRKELDDLSEDTEALEIVFGSRDLDWEDQMADHDQETQGNARKKRCLEAKESRIQEVNVKQREENKILEEEELGSVLTSEVKSEIKQELPVLNRNELQDDSSNLPSRLLLTEFRSLVVSHPGQNSQLAGNTSYGGKKNFKTFKKVTYPGAGQLPYIIGGSDLIAHHAKKNSELEDWLRQEMEEQNRHAREESLADDLFRYDPNVKRRR; from the exons ATG AGCCAGTCTCTTTCAGTCCCTATATTAACAGTAACAGATACATCTAAGTATGGTACCTTTGTTAATGGATCAAAACTTGATGGTGCTTCAGTGTCTTTGCAGTCTGGTGACAGAATCAACTTTGGAGTCTTTGAGAGCAAGTTTAG AGTAGAATATGAACCTTTGGTTGTCtgctcctcatgtttagatgtagctcagaaaactgctttaaatcaagCCATCCAGCAGCTCGGAGGCCTTGTTGTGAATGAATGGACTAAAGAGTGTACCCATCTTGTGATGGTATCAGTAAAAGTTACTGTTAAG ACTATATGTGCTTTAATTTGTGGTCGACCAATTATAAAACCAGAGTTTTTTGTTGAATTACTCAAAGCTATTCAGTCCAGGCAACAGTTGCCAAATCATGAAAA CTTTTATCCTCCAGTTGATGAGCCTTCCATTGGTACTGAAAAACTGGACTTAACTGAGCgtcatgaaaggaaaaaaatattctgtggaaAAACTTTTGTATTTCTAACTGCCAAGCAG CACAAGAAACTGGGTCCAGCAGTTATTCTTGGAGGAGGGGAAGCAAAGTTGATGacggaaggaagaaaagaaacatctttacTAATTTCTCCTGAAGTTTGTGTTGTTGATGTGGGGTTGACAAACTCCCAGATGTCAGGATCTGACCCCACGAGAAACTGGACTGATTCCATTCTGACTGTCTTACAAAG CAAGGATCTCAGGGCTATTCCCGAGGCAGAAATTGGATTGGCAGTTATCTTCATGTCTACGGAAAAATACTGCAACCCTCAAAAGCAGCCTCGTAACAAAG CTGTAACTAAAAGCACTCCAGCATCAGGTGCTGCAGGGCGAGCCATTTCCCAGAGTTTGGCCGTGGATGAAACCATAATGGCAACTGCTGCGGATGACAGCACAGTATATGTAGCTGATACAGAAATAGAAGAGCAGACATG TATGGAGATAGAGAATACTCCCCAGATGGAAGGACAAAGGAAAATGGCTGTTCAGGATAGAATTGCTGTTCAGAAAAACCCTACCACAAGCGGCAGTGTAAATGCGGGAACATCAGGATCTAGAGTGAACAGAACATCTGGGTTTAGTCAAAAAAGTCATCCTATCTCGCCATCTAAAATTTCAGAAGCTGGTAAACCTAGTGAGTGTGCTTCACGTCACCAGTCTAACTCAATTACAAACTACTTCCAGGTAGCTAGAAAAAG GgaaagagctgaagaaggagaagaaacatCTGTGTCCAAACTAGCAAAAGTGGAGGAAAGGTCATCGCCTGTTTCCAAGTGCACTGAAAAGCATGCGCTGAAGAGAAAGGAGTTAGATGATTTATCTGAAGATACAGAGGCACTAGAAATTGTGTTTGGAAGCAGAGACCTAGACTGGGAAGATCAAATGGCAGATCATGACCAGGAAACTCAAGGAAACGCAcgaaaaaaaagatgtttggaaGCCAAAGAAAGCAGGATTCAAGAAGTAAATGTAAAGCAGAGAGAGGAGAATAAAATATTG GAAGAAGAGGAACTCGGATCAGTTCTAACTTCAGAAGTGAAAAGTGAGATCAAGCAGGAGTTGCCAGTCTTG AACCGCAATGAACTGCAAGATGACTCCAGCAATCTTCCTAGTAGACTTCTGTTGACTGAGTTTAGATCATTGGTTGTCAGCCATCCAGGACAGAACAGTCAGCTTGCTGGAAATACCAGctatggaggaaagaaaaatttcaagACCTTCAAAAAG GTAACTTATCCAGGGGCAGGACAACTTCCATACATTATTGGAGGATCAGATTTGATTGCTCACCATGCTAAAAAGAATTCAGAGCTAGAAGACTGGTTAAGGCAGGAAATGGAG GAACAGAACCGACATGCAAGAGAAGAATCACTTGCTGATGATCTCTTTAG ATATGATCCTAATGTGAAAAGGAGAAGATAA
- the NBN gene encoding nibrin isoform X2 produces MWKLVSAAGKGEPYWLLSGTEYVVGRKNCAILIQDDQSISRRHAVLRVSRPETTPSQSLSVPILTVTDTSKYGTFVNGSKLDGASVSLQSGDRINFGVFESKFRVEYEPLVVCSSCLDVAQKTALNQAIQQLGGLVVNEWTKECTHLVMVSVKVTVKTICALICGRPIIKPEFFVELLKAIQSRQQLPNHENFYPPVDEPSIGTEKLDLTERHERKKIFCGKTFVFLTAKQHKKLGPAVILGGGEAKLMTEGRKETSLLISPEVCVVDVGLTNSQMSGSDPTRNWTDSILTVLQSKDLRAIPEAEIGLAVIFMSTEKYCNPQKQPRNKAVTKSTPASGAAGRAISQSLAVDETIMATAADDSTVYVADTEIEEQTCMEIENTPQMEGQRKMAVQDRIAVQKNPTTSGSVNAGTSGSRVNRTSGFSQKSHPISPSKISEAGKPSECASRHQSNSITNYFQVARKRERAEEGEETSVSKLAKVEERSSPVSKCTEKHALKRKELDDLSEDTEALEIVFGSRDLDWEDQMADHDQETQGNARKKRCLEAKESRIQEVNVKQREENKILEEEELGSVLTSEVKSEIKQELPVLVTYPGAGQLPYIIGGSDLIAHHAKKNSELEDWLRQEMEEQNRHAREESLADDLFRYDPNVKRRR; encoded by the exons ATGTGGAAGCTGGTGTCCGCCGCAGGAAAAG GAGAGCCATATTGGCTATTAAGTGGTACAGAATATGTTGTTGGACGTAAAAACTGTGCAATTTTAATTCAGGATGATCAGTCTATCAGTCGAAGACATGCAGTTCTTAGAGTAAGTCGTCCTGAAACAACCCCG AGCCAGTCTCTTTCAGTCCCTATATTAACAGTAACAGATACATCTAAGTATGGTACCTTTGTTAATGGATCAAAACTTGATGGTGCTTCAGTGTCTTTGCAGTCTGGTGACAGAATCAACTTTGGAGTCTTTGAGAGCAAGTTTAG AGTAGAATATGAACCTTTGGTTGTCtgctcctcatgtttagatgtagctcagaaaactgctttaaatcaagCCATCCAGCAGCTCGGAGGCCTTGTTGTGAATGAATGGACTAAAGAGTGTACCCATCTTGTGATGGTATCAGTAAAAGTTACTGTTAAG ACTATATGTGCTTTAATTTGTGGTCGACCAATTATAAAACCAGAGTTTTTTGTTGAATTACTCAAAGCTATTCAGTCCAGGCAACAGTTGCCAAATCATGAAAA CTTTTATCCTCCAGTTGATGAGCCTTCCATTGGTACTGAAAAACTGGACTTAACTGAGCgtcatgaaaggaaaaaaatattctgtggaaAAACTTTTGTATTTCTAACTGCCAAGCAG CACAAGAAACTGGGTCCAGCAGTTATTCTTGGAGGAGGGGAAGCAAAGTTGATGacggaaggaagaaaagaaacatctttacTAATTTCTCCTGAAGTTTGTGTTGTTGATGTGGGGTTGACAAACTCCCAGATGTCAGGATCTGACCCCACGAGAAACTGGACTGATTCCATTCTGACTGTCTTACAAAG CAAGGATCTCAGGGCTATTCCCGAGGCAGAAATTGGATTGGCAGTTATCTTCATGTCTACGGAAAAATACTGCAACCCTCAAAAGCAGCCTCGTAACAAAG CTGTAACTAAAAGCACTCCAGCATCAGGTGCTGCAGGGCGAGCCATTTCCCAGAGTTTGGCCGTGGATGAAACCATAATGGCAACTGCTGCGGATGACAGCACAGTATATGTAGCTGATACAGAAATAGAAGAGCAGACATG TATGGAGATAGAGAATACTCCCCAGATGGAAGGACAAAGGAAAATGGCTGTTCAGGATAGAATTGCTGTTCAGAAAAACCCTACCACAAGCGGCAGTGTAAATGCGGGAACATCAGGATCTAGAGTGAACAGAACATCTGGGTTTAGTCAAAAAAGTCATCCTATCTCGCCATCTAAAATTTCAGAAGCTGGTAAACCTAGTGAGTGTGCTTCACGTCACCAGTCTAACTCAATTACAAACTACTTCCAGGTAGCTAGAAAAAG GgaaagagctgaagaaggagaagaaacatCTGTGTCCAAACTAGCAAAAGTGGAGGAAAGGTCATCGCCTGTTTCCAAGTGCACTGAAAAGCATGCGCTGAAGAGAAAGGAGTTAGATGATTTATCTGAAGATACAGAGGCACTAGAAATTGTGTTTGGAAGCAGAGACCTAGACTGGGAAGATCAAATGGCAGATCATGACCAGGAAACTCAAGGAAACGCAcgaaaaaaaagatgtttggaaGCCAAAGAAAGCAGGATTCAAGAAGTAAATGTAAAGCAGAGAGAGGAGAATAAAATATTG GAAGAAGAGGAACTCGGATCAGTTCTAACTTCAGAAGTGAAAAGTGAGATCAAGCAGGAGTTGCCAGTCTTG GTAACTTATCCAGGGGCAGGACAACTTCCATACATTATTGGAGGATCAGATTTGATTGCTCACCATGCTAAAAAGAATTCAGAGCTAGAAGACTGGTTAAGGCAGGAAATGGAG GAACAGAACCGACATGCAAGAGAAGAATCACTTGCTGATGATCTCTTTAG ATATGATCCTAATGTGAAAAGGAGAAGATAA
- the NBN gene encoding nibrin isoform X1, with protein MWKLVSAAGKGEPYWLLSGTEYVVGRKNCAILIQDDQSISRRHAVLRVSRPETTPSQSLSVPILTVTDTSKYGTFVNGSKLDGASVSLQSGDRINFGVFESKFRVEYEPLVVCSSCLDVAQKTALNQAIQQLGGLVVNEWTKECTHLVMVSVKVTVKTICALICGRPIIKPEFFVELLKAIQSRQQLPNHENFYPPVDEPSIGTEKLDLTERHERKKIFCGKTFVFLTAKQHKKLGPAVILGGGEAKLMTEGRKETSLLISPEVCVVDVGLTNSQMSGSDPTRNWTDSILTVLQSKDLRAIPEAEIGLAVIFMSTEKYCNPQKQPRNKAVTKSTPASGAAGRAISQSLAVDETIMATAADDSTVYVADTEIEEQTCMEIENTPQMEGQRKMAVQDRIAVQKNPTTSGSVNAGTSGSRVNRTSGFSQKSHPISPSKISEAGKPSECASRHQSNSITNYFQVARKRERAEEGEETSVSKLAKVEERSSPVSKCTEKHALKRKELDDLSEDTEALEIVFGSRDLDWEDQMADHDQETQGNARKKRCLEAKESRIQEVNVKQREENKILEEEELGSVLTSEVKSEIKQELPVLNRNELQDDSSNLPSRLLLTEFRSLVVSHPGQNSQLAGNTSYGGKKNFKTFKKVTYPGAGQLPYIIGGSDLIAHHAKKNSELEDWLRQEMEEQNRHAREESLADDLFRYDPNVKRRR; from the exons ATGTGGAAGCTGGTGTCCGCCGCAGGAAAAG GAGAGCCATATTGGCTATTAAGTGGTACAGAATATGTTGTTGGACGTAAAAACTGTGCAATTTTAATTCAGGATGATCAGTCTATCAGTCGAAGACATGCAGTTCTTAGAGTAAGTCGTCCTGAAACAACCCCG AGCCAGTCTCTTTCAGTCCCTATATTAACAGTAACAGATACATCTAAGTATGGTACCTTTGTTAATGGATCAAAACTTGATGGTGCTTCAGTGTCTTTGCAGTCTGGTGACAGAATCAACTTTGGAGTCTTTGAGAGCAAGTTTAG AGTAGAATATGAACCTTTGGTTGTCtgctcctcatgtttagatgtagctcagaaaactgctttaaatcaagCCATCCAGCAGCTCGGAGGCCTTGTTGTGAATGAATGGACTAAAGAGTGTACCCATCTTGTGATGGTATCAGTAAAAGTTACTGTTAAG ACTATATGTGCTTTAATTTGTGGTCGACCAATTATAAAACCAGAGTTTTTTGTTGAATTACTCAAAGCTATTCAGTCCAGGCAACAGTTGCCAAATCATGAAAA CTTTTATCCTCCAGTTGATGAGCCTTCCATTGGTACTGAAAAACTGGACTTAACTGAGCgtcatgaaaggaaaaaaatattctgtggaaAAACTTTTGTATTTCTAACTGCCAAGCAG CACAAGAAACTGGGTCCAGCAGTTATTCTTGGAGGAGGGGAAGCAAAGTTGATGacggaaggaagaaaagaaacatctttacTAATTTCTCCTGAAGTTTGTGTTGTTGATGTGGGGTTGACAAACTCCCAGATGTCAGGATCTGACCCCACGAGAAACTGGACTGATTCCATTCTGACTGTCTTACAAAG CAAGGATCTCAGGGCTATTCCCGAGGCAGAAATTGGATTGGCAGTTATCTTCATGTCTACGGAAAAATACTGCAACCCTCAAAAGCAGCCTCGTAACAAAG CTGTAACTAAAAGCACTCCAGCATCAGGTGCTGCAGGGCGAGCCATTTCCCAGAGTTTGGCCGTGGATGAAACCATAATGGCAACTGCTGCGGATGACAGCACAGTATATGTAGCTGATACAGAAATAGAAGAGCAGACATG TATGGAGATAGAGAATACTCCCCAGATGGAAGGACAAAGGAAAATGGCTGTTCAGGATAGAATTGCTGTTCAGAAAAACCCTACCACAAGCGGCAGTGTAAATGCGGGAACATCAGGATCTAGAGTGAACAGAACATCTGGGTTTAGTCAAAAAAGTCATCCTATCTCGCCATCTAAAATTTCAGAAGCTGGTAAACCTAGTGAGTGTGCTTCACGTCACCAGTCTAACTCAATTACAAACTACTTCCAGGTAGCTAGAAAAAG GgaaagagctgaagaaggagaagaaacatCTGTGTCCAAACTAGCAAAAGTGGAGGAAAGGTCATCGCCTGTTTCCAAGTGCACTGAAAAGCATGCGCTGAAGAGAAAGGAGTTAGATGATTTATCTGAAGATACAGAGGCACTAGAAATTGTGTTTGGAAGCAGAGACCTAGACTGGGAAGATCAAATGGCAGATCATGACCAGGAAACTCAAGGAAACGCAcgaaaaaaaagatgtttggaaGCCAAAGAAAGCAGGATTCAAGAAGTAAATGTAAAGCAGAGAGAGGAGAATAAAATATTG GAAGAAGAGGAACTCGGATCAGTTCTAACTTCAGAAGTGAAAAGTGAGATCAAGCAGGAGTTGCCAGTCTTG AACCGCAATGAACTGCAAGATGACTCCAGCAATCTTCCTAGTAGACTTCTGTTGACTGAGTTTAGATCATTGGTTGTCAGCCATCCAGGACAGAACAGTCAGCTTGCTGGAAATACCAGctatggaggaaagaaaaatttcaagACCTTCAAAAAG GTAACTTATCCAGGGGCAGGACAACTTCCATACATTATTGGAGGATCAGATTTGATTGCTCACCATGCTAAAAAGAATTCAGAGCTAGAAGACTGGTTAAGGCAGGAAATGGAG GAACAGAACCGACATGCAAGAGAAGAATCACTTGCTGATGATCTCTTTAG ATATGATCCTAATGTGAAAAGGAGAAGATAA